The following proteins are co-located in the uncultured Propionivibrio sp. genome:
- a CDS encoding LysR family transcriptional regulator — MKTAFLHAFLMTVDTGSMAEASRRLNITAAAVAQQIKALEGEIGVELVTRVGKTVRPTEAGYRVIEGARTLLQDAANLKAAANLGEVSGELRLGSINTAVESLVPEVVAQLVIAYPDLRFHIKPALSSELFNEVQHGDLDAAVCLHPLFSLPKTLVWQQLREEKLIALAPLSLADKDPHELLRTQPFIRFDRKQWGGQQVDHYLRIANIVPRERIELSHLSAIATLVGRGVGVALVPDTVMPAAITSRIVRLPLPINTRPRQLGILWQRASIHEKLINLFVNQAKILSQSSDIQ; from the coding sequence ATGAAAACCGCTTTTCTCCATGCCTTTCTGATGACCGTCGACACCGGCTCGATGGCGGAAGCATCACGCCGACTCAACATCACTGCTGCGGCGGTGGCGCAACAGATCAAGGCGCTCGAAGGCGAGATCGGCGTCGAACTCGTCACCCGGGTCGGCAAGACGGTACGTCCGACCGAGGCCGGCTATCGCGTTATCGAAGGTGCGCGCACCCTGCTTCAGGACGCCGCCAACCTCAAGGCGGCCGCCAATCTTGGCGAAGTCAGCGGCGAATTGCGGCTCGGCTCGATCAATACCGCAGTTGAATCGCTCGTCCCTGAGGTCGTCGCGCAACTGGTGATCGCCTATCCCGACCTGCGTTTCCACATCAAGCCGGCCCTGTCGTCCGAACTGTTCAACGAAGTCCAGCACGGCGATCTCGATGCGGCGGTCTGCCTGCACCCACTATTTTCCTTGCCGAAGACGCTGGTCTGGCAACAGTTGCGTGAAGAGAAGCTGATCGCCCTGGCGCCGCTGTCGCTGGCCGACAAGGACCCGCACGAATTATTACGCACGCAACCCTTCATCCGCTTCGATCGAAAGCAATGGGGCGGTCAGCAGGTCGATCATTATCTGCGCATCGCCAACATCGTCCCGCGCGAACGCATCGAACTCAGCCATCTGTCGGCGATCGCCACCCTGGTCGGACGCGGCGTCGGCGTCGCGCTGGTGCCGGACACCGTCATGCCGGCCGCGATCACCTCGCGTATCGTCCGCCTGCCGCTCCCGATCAACACGCGCCCCCGGCAACTCGGCATCCTGTGGCAACGCGCCTCGATCCACGAGAAACTGATCAATCTGTTCGTCAATCAGGCAAAAATCCTCTCCCAATCGAGCGACATCCAGTAA
- a CDS encoding FAD-dependent oxidoreductase, with translation MKPTNTGGHDYYHKVVDCQWACPAHTPVPEYIRLIAGGRYSEAYMINWRSNVFPGILGRVCDRPCEPACRRGRIDNEPVAICRLKRVAADLKDDIADQMPKVAKKNGKRVACIGAGPASLTVARDLVVQGYDVTIFDSGKAPGGMVRTQIPKFRLPDSVIDEECQYILDLGVNLRLNHWVKSLKSLVEDEQWDAVFVGTGAPRGRDADIPGRKEAASHIHIGIEWLANVAFGHVKTVSPRVIVLGGGNTAMDCCRSARRLGGTDVKVVVRSSFEEMKASPWEKEEAIHEQIPIINMHVPKEFVHDNGKLTGVKFEVVRAEYDSQGRRNLVPSGEPDVFIECDEVLVAIGQENAFPWIEKDIGLEFNKYGLPVLDKETFQSTVPKVFFGGDSAFGPKNIITAVAHGHAAAISIDLFCKGLRVDERPAPLYNLVSQKMGIHEWSYDNQVSEEGRKKVPVKSLEKTLRDIKLELELGFDPFMACSEAERCLNCDVETVFSPKVCIECDACTDICPTECISFTANGEEEDLRGRLKAPAKNTDQALLVSDILKTGRVMVKDENICLHCGMCAERCPTGAWDMQKFTLHSAQAGMEVPRT, from the coding sequence GTGAAACCGACGAATACAGGCGGGCACGACTATTATCACAAGGTGGTGGATTGCCAATGGGCGTGTCCGGCCCATACCCCCGTCCCGGAATACATCCGGCTGATCGCTGGGGGACGCTACTCCGAAGCCTACATGATCAACTGGCGGTCGAACGTCTTCCCGGGCATCCTCGGGCGCGTCTGCGACCGTCCCTGCGAACCGGCGTGCCGTCGCGGCCGCATCGACAATGAGCCGGTGGCGATCTGCCGCCTGAAGCGTGTCGCGGCCGACCTCAAGGACGATATCGCCGATCAGATGCCGAAAGTGGCGAAGAAAAACGGCAAGCGCGTCGCCTGTATCGGTGCCGGTCCGGCCTCGCTGACGGTGGCCCGTGACCTCGTCGTTCAGGGCTATGACGTGACCATCTTCGATTCCGGCAAGGCGCCGGGCGGCATGGTCCGTACACAGATCCCGAAGTTCCGTCTGCCGGATAGCGTCATTGACGAGGAATGCCAGTACATCCTCGATCTCGGCGTCAATCTGCGTCTCAACCACTGGGTCAAGAGCCTCAAGTCGCTGGTCGAGGATGAGCAGTGGGATGCCGTGTTTGTTGGCACCGGCGCGCCGCGCGGTCGCGACGCCGACATTCCGGGACGCAAGGAAGCGGCCAGTCATATCCACATCGGTATCGAGTGGCTCGCCAACGTCGCCTTCGGCCACGTCAAGACCGTTTCGCCGCGGGTCATCGTGCTCGGTGGCGGCAACACGGCGATGGACTGCTGCCGTTCGGCGCGTCGTCTTGGCGGTACCGACGTCAAGGTTGTCGTGCGCAGCTCGTTCGAGGAAATGAAGGCGTCGCCCTGGGAAAAGGAAGAGGCGATCCACGAGCAGATCCCGATCATCAACATGCATGTGCCGAAAGAATTTGTCCATGACAACGGCAAACTGACGGGCGTCAAGTTCGAGGTCGTGCGTGCCGAGTACGACAGTCAGGGACGCCGCAACTTGGTGCCTTCCGGCGAACCCGATGTCTTCATCGAGTGCGACGAGGTGCTGGTCGCCATCGGTCAGGAGAACGCCTTCCCCTGGATTGAGAAGGACATCGGTCTCGAATTCAACAAGTACGGCCTGCCGGTGCTCGACAAGGAAACCTTCCAGTCCACCGTGCCGAAGGTCTTCTTCGGCGGCGATTCGGCCTTCGGTCCGAAGAACATCATCACGGCCGTTGCGCATGGTCATGCGGCGGCGATTTCGATCGACCTGTTCTGCAAGGGGCTGCGCGTCGATGAACGTCCGGCGCCGCTCTACAACCTGGTCAGCCAGAAGATGGGCATCCACGAGTGGAGCTATGACAACCAGGTGTCCGAGGAAGGGCGCAAGAAGGTTCCCGTGAAGTCGCTCGAGAAGACGCTGCGGGACATCAAGCTCGAACTCGAACTGGGCTTCGATCCGTTCATGGCGTGCTCGGAGGCCGAGCGTTGCCTCAACTGCGACGTCGAAACGGTGTTCTCGCCGAAGGTCTGTATCGAGTGCGATGCCTGTACCGATATCTGCCCGACCGAGTGCATCAGCTTCACGGCCAACGGCGAGGAAGAGGATCTGCGCGGACGCCTGAAGGCACCAGCAAAGAATACCGACCAGGCCTTGCTTGTCTCCGACATCCTGAAGACCGGGCGGGTCATGGTCAAGGATGAAAACATCTGTCTGCATTGCGGCATGTGTGCCGAGCGTTGCCCGACGGGCGCCTGGGATATGCAGAAGTTTACGTTACACAGCGCCCAGGCCGGCATGGAGGTTCCGAGAACATGA
- the mutS gene encoding DNA mismatch repair protein MutS, which produces MTDTDKDKNIAAHTPMMQQYLRLKAQYPDLLLFYRMGDFYELFFEDAEKAARLLDITLTTRGQSAGMPIKMAGVPYHAVEQYLARLVKLGESVVICEQVGDPATSKGPVERAVARIVTPGTLTDAALLDDKRDALLMALVVARPLAGLAWLNLASGEFRVCEVAPEKLAATLERIRPAEVVVPDSLQLPFAPEAALTRRPDWHFDSDAATRELCAHFKTASLSGFGADGLRSAIAAAGALLRYAQATQTRALPHVQSLIVERDGTFLGLDTATRRNLELTETLRGQPAPTLFSLLDACITTMGSRALRHALHHPLRDPALPAARHAAIDEFLGDGGQRLRELRQVLRGIADIERIAGRVALFSARPRDLSSLRDSLHRLADLRAPLAEAEAPLLRDALAQTATPERALDLLSRAILSEPSVLLREGGVIANGYDAELDELRGINENCGAFLVELEARERERTGIANLKVEYNRVHGFYIEITNAHAAKVPDDYRRRQTLKNAERYITPELKAFEDKALSAQDRALAREKLLYEAVLSALQDDLPQLQAIAQAVAHLDLLGALADIALARNYCRPEFSTEPGLLIEDGRHPVVENELAGGESFIANDTRLGDGRRLLLITGPNMGGKSTYMRQTALIALMAHVGSYVPARRAVLGPLDQIFTRIGAADDLASGRSTFMVEMTESAAILHHATDQSLVLMDEVGRGTSTFDGMALAFAICRHLVEKNRALTLFATHYFELTLLANEYAELANVHLDAVEHGEKIVFLHAVEEGPANQSYGIQVAALAGIPASVVKAAKRQLREFEQRAAINPLQPDLFAAIPEPEEEAYDLPAEAHPALERLLAINPDDLTPKQALEALYELKRLSAA; this is translated from the coding sequence ATGACAGATACCGACAAAGACAAGAACATCGCGGCCCACACGCCCATGATGCAGCAGTATTTACGCCTCAAGGCGCAATACCCGGACCTGCTACTCTTCTACCGGATGGGCGACTTCTACGAACTGTTCTTCGAGGACGCCGAGAAAGCCGCTCGCTTGCTCGACATCACGCTGACGACGCGCGGCCAGAGCGCCGGCATGCCGATCAAGATGGCCGGCGTGCCTTATCACGCCGTCGAACAATACCTGGCCCGCCTCGTCAAGCTCGGCGAATCGGTTGTCATCTGCGAACAGGTCGGCGACCCGGCGACCAGCAAGGGACCGGTCGAACGCGCCGTCGCGCGCATCGTCACCCCGGGAACGCTGACCGACGCCGCCCTGCTCGACGACAAGCGCGATGCACTGCTGATGGCGCTCGTTGTTGCGCGTCCGCTCGCCGGCCTCGCCTGGCTCAATCTCGCCAGCGGCGAATTCCGCGTCTGCGAGGTCGCCCCGGAGAAGCTGGCGGCGACGCTGGAGCGCATTCGCCCGGCCGAAGTCGTCGTCCCCGACAGCCTGCAACTGCCGTTCGCGCCGGAAGCGGCGCTGACCCGCCGACCCGACTGGCATTTCGACAGCGACGCGGCGACGCGCGAACTCTGCGCCCATTTCAAGACCGCCTCGCTGTCCGGTTTCGGCGCCGACGGTCTGCGCAGCGCCATCGCCGCCGCCGGCGCGCTGCTGCGCTACGCCCAGGCGACGCAGACACGCGCGCTGCCGCACGTCCAGTCCTTGATCGTCGAGCGCGACGGCACCTTCCTCGGCCTCGATACGGCGACGCGGCGCAACCTCGAACTCACCGAAACCCTGCGCGGCCAACCGGCGCCGACGCTGTTCAGCCTGCTCGACGCCTGCATCACGACAATGGGATCGCGCGCGCTGCGCCACGCCCTGCATCATCCGCTGCGCGATCCGGCACTGCCGGCGGCGCGCCATGCTGCCATCGACGAATTCCTCGGCGACGGCGGTCAGCGTCTGCGCGAGCTCCGCCAGGTGCTGCGCGGCATTGCCGACATCGAACGGATCGCCGGCCGCGTCGCGCTGTTCTCGGCTCGTCCGCGCGATCTGTCGAGCCTGCGCGACAGCCTGCACCGCCTGGCCGACCTGCGCGCCCCGCTCGCCGAGGCCGAAGCGCCGCTGCTGCGCGATGCCCTGGCGCAGACGGCAACGCCCGAACGCGCGCTCGACCTGCTCAGCCGGGCAATCCTCTCCGAACCCTCGGTGCTCTTGCGCGAAGGCGGCGTCATCGCCAACGGTTATGACGCCGAACTCGACGAGTTGCGCGGCATCAACGAGAACTGCGGCGCCTTTCTGGTCGAACTCGAAGCCCGCGAACGCGAGCGCACCGGCATCGCCAATCTCAAGGTCGAATACAACCGGGTACATGGCTTCTACATCGAAATCACCAACGCCCACGCCGCCAAGGTGCCCGACGATTACCGCCGCCGCCAGACGCTGAAGAACGCCGAGCGCTATATCACGCCGGAACTCAAGGCCTTCGAGGACAAGGCACTGTCAGCGCAGGACCGGGCGCTGGCGCGCGAAAAACTGCTCTATGAAGCCGTGCTGAGCGCCCTGCAGGATGACCTGCCGCAGTTGCAGGCGATCGCGCAGGCCGTCGCCCACCTCGACCTGCTCGGCGCACTGGCCGACATTGCCCTGGCCCGCAATTACTGCCGCCCCGAGTTCTCGACCGAGCCCGGCCTGCTGATCGAGGACGGCCGCCACCCGGTCGTCGAAAACGAACTGGCCGGCGGCGAATCCTTCATCGCCAATGACACGCGACTCGGCGACGGGCGCCGACTGCTCCTGATCACCGGCCCGAACATGGGCGGTAAGTCGACCTACATGCGGCAGACGGCGCTGATTGCGCTGATGGCACACGTCGGCAGCTATGTGCCGGCGCGGCGCGCGGTGCTGGGGCCGCTCGACCAGATCTTCACGCGCATCGGCGCCGCCGACGATCTCGCCTCGGGCCGTTCGACCTTCATGGTCGAAATGACCGAATCGGCGGCCATCCTGCACCACGCCACTGACCAGAGCCTGGTGCTGATGGACGAGGTCGGCCGTGGCACCTCGACCTTCGACGGCATGGCGCTGGCATTCGCCATCTGCCGCCACCTCGTCGAAAAGAACCGGGCGCTGACGCTGTTCGCCACGCACTATTTCGAACTGACCCTGCTCGCCAACGAATACGCCGAACTCGCCAACGTGCACCTCGACGCCGTCGAGCACGGTGAGAAGATCGTCTTCCTGCACGCGGTCGAAGAAGGCCCGGCCAACCAGAGCTACGGTATCCAGGTCGCCGCGCTCGCCGGCATCCCGGCCTCGGTGGTCAAGGCGGCCAAGCGGCAACTGCGAGAATTCGAGCAGCGCGCCGCCATCAACCCGCTGCAGCCCGACCTGTTCGCGGCGATTCCGGAGCCGGAAGAAGAAGCGTACGACCTCCCCGCCGAAGCACATCCGGCGCTCGAACGACTGCTGGCGATCAACCCGGACGACCTGACGCCAAAGCAGGCGCTCGAAGCGCTCTATGAACTGAAGCGCTTGTCAGCCGCATGA
- a CDS encoding 2-oxoacid:ferredoxin oxidoreductase subunit beta: MTYLAKPKLLRPDTPKNAVGYTKRDYEGAISTLCAGCGHDSISASIVQACFDLDIEPHRVAKLSGIGCSSKTPDYFLGASHGFNTTHGRMPSVLTGAAVANRDLLYLGISGDGDSASIGIGQFAHAMRRGVNMTYIVENNGVYGLTKGQFSATADKGSKSKRGVINNDTPIDLVSLALQLGASYVARSFSGDKEQLIPLIKGAMRHRGPALIDVISPCVTFNNHQGSTRSYDYVREHNEAINRVDVILPRDKITASYAPGELRRVVQHDGSVLMLRKLHADYDPSDRVGAMNYLQERQAVGEIVTGLIYVDSSAEDLHRYLNTVETPLNKLGDADLCPGSKALEALNASLRCNP; encoded by the coding sequence ATGACTTATCTCGCCAAACCCAAACTGCTGCGCCCCGATACCCCGAAAAACGCCGTCGGCTACACCAAGCGCGACTACGAGGGCGCGATTTCGACCCTCTGCGCCGGTTGCGGCCACGACTCGATCAGCGCCTCGATCGTCCAGGCCTGCTTCGACCTCGACATCGAACCGCATCGCGTCGCCAAGCTCTCCGGCATCGGGTGTTCGTCGAAGACGCCGGACTACTTCCTCGGCGCGTCGCACGGTTTCAACACCACGCACGGACGGATGCCGTCGGTATTGACCGGCGCCGCCGTCGCCAACCGCGACCTGCTGTATCTCGGCATTTCCGGTGACGGTGACTCGGCCTCGATCGGTATCGGCCAGTTCGCCCACGCCATGCGTCGCGGCGTCAACATGACCTACATCGTCGAGAACAACGGCGTGTATGGCCTGACCAAGGGGCAGTTCTCGGCGACCGCCGACAAGGGCTCGAAGAGCAAGCGCGGCGTCATCAACAACGACACGCCGATCGATCTCGTCTCTCTCGCCCTGCAACTCGGCGCGAGCTATGTCGCCCGCAGCTTCTCCGGCGACAAGGAGCAGCTGATCCCGCTGATCAAGGGCGCCATGCGTCACCGCGGCCCGGCCCTGATCGACGTCATCAGCCCCTGCGTGACCTTCAACAACCACCAGGGCTCGACGCGCAGCTACGACTACGTGCGCGAGCACAACGAGGCAATCAACCGCGTCGACGTCATCCTGCCGCGTGACAAGATCACCGCCAGCTATGCGCCGGGCGAACTTCGTCGCGTCGTCCAGCATGACGGTTCGGTATTGATGTTACGCAAGCTGCATGCCGACTACGATCCCTCGGATCGCGTCGGGGCGATGAACTACCTCCAGGAACGGCAGGCGGTCGGCGAAATCGTCACCGGCCTCATCTATGTTGACAGCAGCGCGGAAGACCTGCATCGTTACCTCAATACGGTCGAAACGCCGCTGAACAAGCTCGGTGATGCCGATCTTTGTCCGGGGTCGAAAGCGCTTGAAGCGCTCAACGCTTCGCTGCGCTGCAATCCGTAA
- a CDS encoding HAD-IA family hydrolase: MALRAIIFCVDGTLANTERDGHRPAFNAAFAEMGLPWHWGESFYGTLLVKGSGLERVRFYAEHFDPATFARPDFEEFIQRLYELKTRNYQRLLAAGAIPLRADIGSLICDARTEGVRLAIASNSRLDNIVGLLRANLGPNADAWFDAIVSSDVVKVPKPAPDAYKKVLELLNLPPRDCLAVENTTAGLEASVAAGIPTVVTMRSYAKEDEYYGARLVLHETEQLSLEKLRLWHATASTS, encoded by the coding sequence ATGGCTTTACGAGCAATCATTTTCTGCGTGGACGGGACGCTCGCCAACACCGAGCGCGACGGCCACCGGCCGGCCTTCAACGCGGCGTTCGCCGAAATGGGTCTGCCGTGGCACTGGGGCGAATCGTTCTATGGCACCTTGCTGGTCAAGGGCAGCGGTCTTGAGCGGGTGCGCTTCTATGCCGAGCACTTCGATCCGGCGACCTTCGCCCGGCCCGACTTCGAGGAATTCATCCAGCGGCTGTACGAACTCAAGACGCGCAACTACCAGCGTTTGCTGGCAGCCGGCGCGATTCCCCTGCGTGCCGATATCGGCAGCCTGATCTGCGATGCGCGGACCGAAGGCGTGCGTCTGGCGATTGCGTCGAATTCGCGTCTCGACAATATCGTCGGTCTGTTGCGGGCGAATCTCGGACCGAACGCCGACGCCTGGTTCGACGCAATCGTCTCCAGCGACGTGGTCAAGGTGCCGAAGCCTGCGCCGGATGCCTACAAGAAAGTGCTCGAACTGCTCAATCTGCCGCCGCGCGACTGCCTTGCCGTCGAAAACACGACGGCCGGGCTGGAGGCCAGCGTCGCCGCCGGTATCCCGACCGTGGTGACGATGCGCAGCTACGCCAAGGAAGACGAGTATTACGGTGCGCGGCTGGTGTTGCACGAAACCGAGCAGCTCTCGCTTGAGAAGCTGCGCCTCTGGCACGCGACGGCGAGTACCTCGTAG
- a CDS encoding metallophosphoesterase, translated as MRRLLVALALFIAVSAAQADHWRFVLIGDTPYSDYERRAFPRMLEDIDDEAPDFVIHVGDLKHSKTRCSDELFRDRHQLFDASRSPFIYLPGDNEWTDCKRLPAGHFDELERLQKLREIFFADPVSLGQKRIPLERQSSERSEHVRWRHGPLLLLTLNVPGPDNNHGLGQAPTAEFSARNPAVIAWLKQGFALARQERRAGIVIAMQANPGFKEFAQGLPNAGFRELLETLRDETLKFPGQVLLLHGDTHWQRVDHPLYVPGSTRRIENFTRAESFGYPFLGWIKITIDDEDPALFRVEPHSHPSK; from the coding sequence ATGAGACGCCTGCTCGTCGCGCTCGCACTGTTTATCGCCGTGAGCGCGGCGCAGGCCGACCACTGGCGCTTCGTGCTGATCGGCGATACGCCCTACAGCGATTACGAGCGCCGCGCCTTCCCGCGCATGCTCGAGGACATCGATGACGAAGCGCCGGATTTCGTCATTCACGTCGGCGACCTCAAGCACAGCAAGACGCGCTGCAGCGACGAGCTCTTCCGAGATCGCCACCAGCTCTTCGATGCCTCGCGCTCGCCCTTCATCTACCTGCCCGGCGACAACGAATGGACCGATTGCAAACGTCTGCCCGCCGGGCATTTCGACGAACTCGAACGGTTGCAGAAACTGCGAGAGATTTTCTTCGCCGACCCCGTGTCGCTCGGACAAAAGCGCATCCCGCTCGAACGCCAGTCCTCCGAACGCTCCGAACACGTCCGCTGGCGGCACGGCCCGCTGCTGTTGCTCACGCTGAACGTACCGGGGCCGGACAACAACCATGGACTCGGTCAGGCACCGACCGCCGAGTTCAGCGCCCGCAATCCCGCCGTCATCGCCTGGCTCAAACAGGGTTTCGCCCTCGCCCGCCAGGAGAGGCGTGCCGGCATCGTCATCGCCATGCAGGCCAATCCCGGTTTCAAGGAATTCGCTCAGGGCTTGCCGAATGCCGGGTTCCGCGAACTGCTCGAGACGCTGCGCGACGAGACGTTGAAATTTCCAGGACAGGTCCTGCTGCTGCACGGCGACACGCACTGGCAGCGCGTCGACCATCCGCTTTACGTGCCCGGCAGCACGCGCCGGATCGAGAATTTCACCCGCGCCGAATCCTTCGGCTATCCCTTTCTCGGCTGGATCAAGATCACGATCGACGACGAGGACCCGGCCCTCTTCCGCGTCGAGCCGCATTCGCACCCATCAAAATGA
- a CDS encoding 2-oxoacid:acceptor oxidoreductase subunit alpha, translating into MSSVQSVQKTNDFVIKFANINGTGSASANELFARAIMGMGVPVAPRNIFPSNIQGMPTWYEVRVSGEGWLGRRGGCEMMVAMNPQTWDRDVAELAPGGYLFYDSTKMLPRSRFRDDIVVLGLPLTDICTREYTDPRQRMLMKNIMYVGALTALLDMDFKAVEGLITQQYRGKDKLIASNLQALKTGYEEAKAAFDCPIGLRVERSDMVGDRIFVNGNDACGLGAVYGGATVAAWYPITPSTSVIESFSSYCRKFRTDPNNGMARYAIVQCEDELASIGMVIGASWNGARAFTATSGPGISLMQEFFGLAYFAEVPAVIFNVQRGGPSTGMPTRTQQSDLLTCAYASHGDTKHVLLFPEDPYECFTFGAQAFDLAERLQTPVFVMADLDIGMNEVLCKPFDWDDSRRYDRGKVMSAADLDAGKNFGRYLDVDGDGIPYRTIPATHPTKGAFFSRGTTRNAYAKYSETGTDYVYNMERLRRKLATARKLVPAPVVKKAALPTRFGAIYYGSTSPAMAEAFALLEEQHIHVDIMRVRGFPFADEVVDFINDHDQVFVVEQNEAGQLRMLLVNECEIDPKRLVRVLHYDGTPITAGFIAGKIADAVKQDNVTPLRKQVAS; encoded by the coding sequence ATGAGTTCCGTACAGTCAGTGCAAAAAACCAACGACTTCGTCATCAAGTTCGCCAACATCAACGGCACCGGCTCGGCGTCGGCGAACGAGCTTTTCGCGCGTGCCATCATGGGCATGGGCGTGCCGGTGGCGCCGCGCAACATCTTCCCGTCGAACATCCAGGGGATGCCGACATGGTATGAAGTTCGCGTTTCCGGCGAAGGCTGGCTCGGCCGCCGCGGCGGTTGCGAAATGATGGTGGCGATGAACCCGCAGACCTGGGATCGCGACGTTGCCGAACTCGCGCCGGGCGGCTACCTGTTCTACGACTCGACCAAGATGCTGCCGCGCTCGCGTTTCCGCGACGACATTGTCGTGCTCGGCCTGCCGCTGACCGACATCTGCACACGCGAGTACACCGATCCGCGCCAGCGCATGCTGATGAAGAACATCATGTATGTCGGCGCGCTGACAGCGCTGCTCGACATGGACTTCAAGGCGGTCGAAGGGCTGATCACGCAGCAGTATCGCGGCAAGGACAAGCTGATCGCCTCCAACCTGCAGGCGCTGAAGACCGGCTACGAAGAGGCCAAGGCGGCCTTCGACTGCCCGATCGGCCTGCGCGTCGAGCGTTCGGACATGGTCGGCGACCGCATCTTCGTCAATGGTAACGACGCCTGCGGCCTCGGCGCGGTATACGGCGGCGCGACGGTCGCAGCCTGGTATCCGATCACGCCCTCGACCTCGGTCATCGAGTCGTTCAGCAGCTATTGCCGCAAATTCCGCACCGATCCGAACAACGGCATGGCGCGTTATGCGATCGTCCAGTGCGAAGACGAACTGGCCTCGATCGGCATGGTCATCGGCGCCTCATGGAACGGCGCGCGGGCCTTTACCGCGACGTCCGGCCCGGGCATCTCGCTGATGCAGGAATTCTTCGGTCTCGCCTATTTTGCCGAAGTGCCGGCGGTGATCTTCAACGTCCAGCGCGGCGGTCCCTCGACCGGCATGCCGACGCGGACGCAGCAGTCGGACCTGCTCACCTGTGCCTATGCTTCGCACGGCGATACCAAGCACGTCCTGCTCTTCCCGGAAGATCCGTACGAGTGCTTCACCTTCGGCGCGCAAGCCTTCGATCTTGCCGAGCGTCTCCAGACGCCGGTCTTCGTCATGGCCGATCTTGACATCGGCATGAACGAGGTGCTGTGCAAGCCCTTCGACTGGGACGACAGCCGTCGTTACGATCGCGGCAAGGTGATGAGCGCCGCCGACCTCGATGCCGGCAAGAATTTCGGCCGCTATCTCGACGTCGATGGCGATGGCATTCCCTATCGCACGATTCCGGCGACGCACCCGACCAAGGGCGCCTTCTTCAGCCGTGGTACGACGCGTAATGCCTACGCCAAGTACAGCGAGACCGGCACCGACTACGTCTACAACATGGAACGTCTGCGTCGCAAGCTCGCGACGGCGCGCAAGCTGGTGCCGGCACCGGTGGTTAAGAAGGCCGCCTTGCCGACCCGCTTTGGCGCCATCTACTACGGCTCGACGAGCCCGGCGATGGCCGAAGCCTTTGCCTTGCTCGAGGAACAGCACATTCACGTCGATATCATGCGGGTGCGTGGTTTCCCGTTCGCCGACGAGGTCGTCGATTTCATCAACGACCACGACCAGGTCTTTGTCGTCGAGCAGAACGAAGCCGGACAGCTGCGCATGCTGCTCGTCAATGAATGCGAAATCGATCCGAAGCGCCTGGTTCGCGTGCTGCATTACGACGGAACGCCGATCACCGCGGGCTTCATCGCCGGCAAGATCGCCGATGCCGTGAAACAAGACAACGTCACTCCGCTTCGCAAACAGGTGGCCTCATGA